Proteins from a genomic interval of Hydrogenophaga sp. PAMC20947:
- a CDS encoding ATP-binding cassette domain-containing protein, translated as MTISALLQATDLHKAYNGKPALKGVNLSLEAGEMCALLGPNGAGKSTLLQLLTGLFSPDQGRITVLGHDMRTHPAQALSGLGVVFQQSALDMDLPVMSNLLFHTDLHGIPRAIARARIDEGLSTMGINDQARAVVRSLSGGTRRKVELVRALLHRPQVLLMDEATVGLDPGSRQQLLETVRGLCRERGMAVLWATHLIEEAQVADRLLLLHQGSVRFDGTLPDFMAAAQGQDFQAEVMRQLEKKGL; from the coding sequence ATGACAATATCCGCCCTGCTCCAGGCCACCGACCTCCACAAAGCCTACAACGGCAAGCCCGCGCTCAAAGGCGTGAATCTGTCGCTAGAGGCGGGCGAAATGTGCGCTCTGCTTGGCCCCAATGGTGCTGGCAAGTCCACGCTGCTGCAACTCCTCACGGGCCTGTTCAGCCCCGATCAAGGGCGCATCACAGTGCTCGGCCATGACATGCGCACCCACCCGGCACAGGCGCTCTCAGGCCTGGGCGTGGTGTTCCAGCAAAGCGCGCTGGACATGGATTTGCCCGTGATGTCCAACCTGTTGTTCCACACCGACTTGCATGGCATACCGCGCGCAATCGCCCGCGCACGCATCGACGAAGGCCTGAGCACCATGGGCATCAACGATCAGGCTCGCGCCGTGGTGCGCAGCCTTTCAGGCGGCACGCGACGCAAGGTGGAACTGGTGCGCGCCCTGCTGCACCGCCCCCAGGTGCTGCTGATGGACGAAGCCACCGTGGGCCTGGACCCGGGTTCGCGCCAGCAGTTGCTCGAGACCGTGCGCGGCCTTTGCCGCGAGCGCGGCATGGCAGTGCTCTGGGCCACCCACTTGATTGAAGAGGCGCAAGTGGCCGACCGGCTGTTGTTGCTGCACCAGGGCTCGGTGCGGTTTGATGGCACCCTGCCCGACTTCATGGCCGCCGCTCAGGGGCAGGACTTTCAAGCCGAGGTGATGCGCCAGCTGGAGAAAAAGGGCCTGTAA
- the coaBC gene encoding bifunctional phosphopantothenoylcysteine decarboxylase/phosphopantothenate--cysteine ligase CoaBC — MNELAGKHVVLGLSGGIACYKAAELCRSLVKAGATVQVVMTEAAEQFITAVTLQALSGRPVFTSQWDARTSGGVDNNMAHINLSREADVILIAPASADFMAKLIHGRADDLLSLMCLARPLDKVPLVLAPAMNREMWAHPATQRNVEQLRSDGATVLDVGAGDQACGETGDGRMLEPEELLYDMVRFFSPKVLEGQHVLVSAGPTFEAIDPVRGLTNLSSGKMGFAVARAAHEAGAHVTLVAGPVSLPTPRGVGRINVKSALNMQKTLNVLSQTATVFVSTAAVADWRPVEAAEHKIKKDGSGQVPTLSFVENPDILAGIAAGARARNRQLYCVGFAAESEDLLAHAQAKRERKGVPLLVGNIGPDTFGQDDNALLLVDEAGAVEMPRASKLQLARQLVAEIARRLAA; from the coding sequence ATGAACGAACTCGCCGGAAAACACGTGGTCCTGGGGCTCTCAGGCGGTATTGCTTGTTACAAGGCGGCTGAGTTGTGCCGCAGCCTTGTCAAGGCGGGTGCCACGGTCCAAGTGGTCATGACCGAAGCCGCAGAGCAGTTCATCACGGCGGTGACCCTGCAGGCCCTGTCGGGCAGACCGGTCTTTACCTCGCAGTGGGACGCACGCACTTCGGGCGGGGTCGACAACAACATGGCCCACATCAACCTCAGCCGAGAGGCCGATGTGATTCTCATTGCGCCGGCCAGTGCGGATTTCATGGCCAAGCTGATCCATGGGCGCGCCGACGACTTGCTCAGCCTGATGTGTCTGGCCCGTCCTCTGGACAAGGTGCCCCTGGTGCTGGCGCCGGCCATGAACCGGGAAATGTGGGCCCACCCGGCCACCCAACGCAATGTGGAGCAGTTGCGCTCCGATGGCGCCACCGTGCTGGATGTGGGCGCGGGTGACCAGGCCTGCGGTGAAACCGGTGACGGCCGCATGCTGGAGCCCGAGGAGCTGCTCTATGACATGGTCCGGTTTTTTTCGCCCAAGGTGCTGGAGGGTCAGCATGTGCTGGTGAGCGCCGGGCCTACTTTCGAAGCCATCGATCCCGTGCGGGGGCTGACCAACCTGTCCAGCGGCAAAATGGGGTTTGCGGTCGCGCGGGCCGCGCACGAGGCCGGTGCCCATGTGACCCTGGTCGCTGGCCCCGTCAGCTTGCCCACACCGCGCGGGGTGGGGCGCATCAATGTGAAGTCGGCGCTCAACATGCAAAAGACGCTCAACGTGCTGAGCCAGACGGCCACGGTGTTTGTGTCCACGGCAGCCGTGGCGGACTGGCGACCGGTGGAAGCAGCCGAACACAAGATCAAGAAAGATGGTTCGGGGCAGGTCCCGACCTTGTCGTTTGTTGAAAACCCCGACATCCTGGCCGGAATTGCGGCGGGGGCCCGGGCGCGCAACCGCCAGCTCTACTGTGTGGGCTTTGCGGCTGAGAGCGAAGACCTGCTGGCCCATGCGCAGGCCAAGCGCGAGCGCAAAGGTGTGCCGCTGCTGGTGGGCAACATTGGCCCCGATACCTTTGGGCAAGACGACAACGCCTTGTTGCTGGTCGACGAAGCCGGCGCGGTGGAGATGCCGCGGGCGTCGAAGCTGCAGCTGGCTCGGCAGCTGGTGGCCGAGATCGCGCGGCGGTTGGCGGCCTGA
- the modC gene encoding molybdenum ABC transporter ATP-binding protein, whose product MTAAHNTGIQLQCQLVRGGFSLDVNLSLPAQGVSVLWGASGSGKTSCLRVLAGLEPRATGRVAVNGEVWQDSSFNVFRPVHERAIGYVFQEASLFDHLTVEGNLKFGYQRTPAQDRRYAWDHGLVLLGITDLLSRRPQTLSGGERQRVAIARALAASPRVLLMDEPLAALDAQRKADIQPWLEKLHRHLDIPVVYVTHSIDEVVRLADHLVVLEQGKLLASGPVTDMLARADLPLAFGDQACAMITAKVASHPPRPGLCVLTFAAGELLMPDSAVSVQAPGQSVRLRIQARDVSLSLQHPTQTSVLNILPATVTALHEDGPGQLLVHLRLGQATSAVVLLARISQYSAQHLSLAPGSEVFAQIKGVAMVR is encoded by the coding sequence ATGACCGCGGCACACAACACGGGTATTCAGCTGCAATGCCAGCTGGTGCGCGGCGGGTTTTCGCTGGACGTGAACCTCAGCTTGCCGGCCCAAGGGGTCAGCGTGCTCTGGGGGGCCTCGGGCTCAGGCAAAACCTCTTGCCTCCGTGTGCTCGCCGGCCTGGAACCCCGGGCCACCGGACGCGTGGCGGTCAACGGCGAAGTCTGGCAAGACAGCTCATTCAACGTGTTCCGCCCGGTCCACGAGCGCGCCATCGGGTATGTGTTTCAGGAAGCCAGCCTGTTCGACCACCTCACGGTAGAAGGCAACCTGAAGTTTGGCTACCAGCGCACGCCAGCCCAGGACAGGCGGTATGCCTGGGACCATGGCCTGGTCTTGCTGGGCATCACCGATTTGCTGTCACGCCGACCCCAGACCCTGTCGGGTGGTGAACGCCAACGGGTGGCCATTGCCCGCGCCTTGGCAGCCAGTCCCAGGGTGCTGCTGATGGATGAGCCCCTGGCCGCACTCGACGCCCAGCGAAAGGCCGATATCCAGCCCTGGCTGGAGAAACTGCACCGGCACCTGGACATCCCGGTGGTCTATGTGACCCACTCCATCGATGAAGTGGTGCGCCTGGCCGATCACCTCGTGGTGCTGGAGCAGGGAAAGCTGCTGGCCAGCGGGCCGGTGACCGACATGCTCGCGCGTGCCGACCTGCCCCTCGCGTTCGGCGACCAGGCCTGCGCCATGATCACCGCAAAAGTGGCCTCACACCCGCCAAGGCCGGGCCTGTGTGTGTTGACATTTGCCGCTGGCGAGCTGCTGATGCCCGACAGCGCGGTGTCTGTGCAAGCGCCTGGGCAATCGGTGCGCCTTCGCATCCAGGCCCGAGACGTGAGCCTGTCGTTGCAACACCCGACACAGACCAGCGTGCTCAACATCCTGCCGGCCACCGTGACAGCCTTGCACGAAGACGGGCCCGGTCAGTTGCTCGTTCACCTCAGATTGGGTCAGGCAACCAGCGCCGTGGTCTTGCTTGCCAGGATCAGCCAGTACTCAGCGCAGCACCTGTCGCTGGCGCCCGGGTCCGAGGTTTTCGCTCAGATCAAGGGCGTGGCCATGGTGCGCTGA
- the modB gene encoding molybdate ABC transporter permease subunit: MGLTPSDLQAIGLTLQVAALTTLILLAIGVPLAWWLARSRSIWRKPVGALVAMPLVLPPSVIGFYLLVLMGPQGWVGQWTQALGLGVLPFTFAGLVVGSVIYSLPFMVQPVLNAMQAMGNRPLEVAATLRASPLDRFVHVVLPLCKPGLITGAIMSFAHTVGEFGVVLMVGGNIPGVTRMVSVQIYDHVEALEYSDAHRLAAVMLGFSFVVLLALQWMNPQRRRATA; the protein is encoded by the coding sequence ATGGGACTCACCCCCTCAGACCTGCAAGCCATCGGCCTCACCCTCCAGGTGGCGGCCCTGACCACCCTCATCCTGCTGGCGATCGGCGTGCCGCTGGCCTGGTGGCTGGCGCGCTCCCGTTCCATCTGGCGCAAGCCCGTCGGCGCCTTGGTGGCCATGCCGCTGGTGCTGCCGCCCAGCGTGATTGGTTTTTACCTGCTGGTCCTGATGGGGCCGCAAGGCTGGGTCGGCCAGTGGACCCAGGCGTTGGGCCTGGGTGTGCTGCCATTTACCTTTGCCGGCTTGGTGGTCGGCTCAGTGATCTACTCGCTGCCTTTTATGGTTCAACCGGTGCTGAACGCCATGCAGGCGATGGGCAATCGGCCGCTGGAGGTGGCCGCCACACTCCGCGCCTCGCCCCTGGACCGGTTTGTGCACGTGGTGCTGCCGCTGTGCAAACCCGGTCTGATCACAGGCGCCATCATGAGCTTTGCCCACACGGTGGGCGAATTTGGCGTGGTGCTGATGGTGGGCGGCAACATCCCGGGCGTGACCCGAATGGTGTCGGTGCAGATCTACGATCACGTAGAGGCGCTCGAATACAGCGATGCCCACCGGTTGGCCGCCGTGATGCTGGGCTTCAGTTTTGTCGTGCTTCTCGCCCTGCAGTGGATGAACCCGCAGCGCCGGCGGGCCACCGCATGA
- a CDS encoding tripartite tricarboxylate transporter substrate binding protein — MRRTDFPSPRPPYAGTRPTSRREWLGLGLGSAVLAAAGWPARAATHRSWPERPITLIVPWPAGGQTDLTLRILSDEAEKWLGQAIVVMNKPGAGGTQVAPALKMANPDGYTIGQVPITVYRYALMHNVLWDPVADLSPILQVSGVSFGVLVPSSSAWNSWADLVAWAKKHPGELILGSTGVGTTAHLATEELLRQHKVEYVHVPYKGTADQMLAVASGRLMAGVNSTGFAPWVDQGKMRILALFSAERSPRWPEVPTMRELGYPQAVYTSPWGLAAPQGTPPDVIAKLHDAFRQAVFSPRHREALARFDQSINYLNTADYRAAVLQTVEQERQLLGRMNLLAKPPQ, encoded by the coding sequence ATGCGCCGCACCGATTTTCCAAGCCCCCGACCACCCTACGCAGGCACCCGGCCAACCTCGCGCCGCGAATGGCTGGGCTTGGGCCTGGGCAGCGCTGTGCTCGCCGCCGCAGGATGGCCGGCCCGGGCGGCGACCCACCGCTCATGGCCTGAGCGGCCAATCACCCTGATCGTGCCCTGGCCCGCTGGCGGCCAGACCGACCTCACCTTGCGCATCCTCTCTGACGAGGCCGAAAAATGGCTGGGGCAAGCCATCGTCGTCATGAACAAACCCGGCGCCGGAGGCACGCAGGTGGCCCCGGCGCTCAAGATGGCCAATCCCGACGGCTACACCATCGGCCAGGTGCCGATCACGGTCTACCGCTACGCGCTGATGCACAACGTGCTCTGGGATCCGGTGGCAGACCTCAGCCCCATCTTGCAGGTCTCGGGCGTGAGCTTTGGCGTGCTGGTCCCGAGCAGCAGCGCCTGGAACAGCTGGGCGGATCTGGTCGCCTGGGCCAAGAAGCACCCAGGCGAACTCATCCTCGGCTCCACCGGCGTGGGCACCACCGCCCACCTTGCCACGGAGGAACTGCTGCGGCAACACAAGGTTGAATACGTACACGTTCCCTACAAAGGCACGGCCGACCAGATGCTGGCCGTGGCCAGCGGCCGTCTCATGGCGGGCGTCAATTCGACAGGGTTCGCGCCCTGGGTCGATCAGGGCAAGATGCGCATCCTTGCCCTCTTCAGCGCCGAGCGCAGCCCGCGCTGGCCCGAGGTGCCTACGATGCGCGAGCTGGGTTACCCGCAGGCGGTCTACACCTCACCCTGGGGCCTCGCCGCGCCGCAAGGCACGCCCCCTGATGTCATTGCCAAGCTGCACGATGCCTTTCGTCAAGCCGTGTTCAGCCCACGCCACCGCGAAGCCTTGGCCCGCTTTGACCAATCGATCAACTACCTCAACACCGCTGACTACCGGGCTGCGGTGCTACAAACGGTGGAACAAGAACGACAACTGCTGGGCCGCATGAACCTGCTGGCCAAGCCCCCTCAATGA
- a CDS encoding LysR family transcriptional regulator gives MHPDALNEALGHTSSDKRLEVLRRVAQSGSISQAARETGVSYKAAWQAIDTLTTLSGAELVERTVGGAGGGGARITPDGLQLLALADELAQARRHVLAQFSGHPGLAGGLGLRTSMRNQLPCTILAGIEQADAGLLVTVRLRTAGGFHLSASVTRESSDLLGLHAGLSVLVMCKATAVAVHPAVHDALPTAVNEMCSLPGRVQRCSSGARRQEVSLALDGGGSWVGFTEQGLSLQVGDAACAWMAASALVIGLS, from the coding sequence ATGCATCCAGACGCCTTGAACGAAGCCTTGGGCCACACCAGCAGCGACAAACGGCTGGAGGTGTTGCGCCGGGTTGCGCAGTCGGGATCGATTTCCCAGGCGGCGCGGGAAACCGGTGTCAGCTACAAAGCCGCTTGGCAGGCGATCGACACGCTCACCACCTTGAGTGGAGCAGAACTGGTGGAACGAACGGTGGGCGGCGCTGGCGGCGGTGGCGCCAGGATCACACCAGACGGCTTGCAGCTGTTGGCGCTGGCCGACGAACTGGCGCAGGCCCGCCGACACGTGTTGGCGCAATTTTCTGGACATCCGGGGCTGGCAGGGGGCTTGGGTTTGCGCACCAGCATGCGCAATCAGTTGCCCTGCACGATTCTGGCGGGGATAGAGCAGGCCGATGCCGGTCTCCTGGTCACGGTTCGGTTGCGCACTGCAGGTGGGTTTCACCTGTCAGCGAGCGTGACACGGGAGAGCTCGGACTTGCTTGGTCTGCATGCGGGACTGTCGGTGCTGGTCATGTGCAAGGCGACGGCAGTGGCTGTGCACCCAGCTGTGCACGACGCGTTGCCCACCGCGGTGAACGAAATGTGCAGCCTGCCAGGGCGCGTACAGCGTTGTTCATCTGGAGCGCGGCGCCAGGAGGTTTCTTTGGCGCTTGACGGAGGCGGGTCCTGGGTCGGATTCACTGAGCAGGGTTTGAGCTTGCAGGTGGGTGACGCGGCGTGTGCCTGGATGGCTGCATCGGCCCTGGTCATTGGTTTGTCCTGA
- the kdsA gene encoding 3-deoxy-8-phosphooctulonate synthase encodes MQLCGFPIGLDRPFFLIAGPCVIESEQLQMDVAGQLKEITASLGIPFIFKSSFDKANRSSGTTFRGPGREKGLEILAKVKRELGIPVLTDVHTEDDIAAAAQVVDVLQTPAFLCRQTDFIRAVAQSGKPVNIKKGQFLAPHDMKNVIDKARAAAKEAGLEEDNFMACERGASFGYNNLVSDMRSLAIMRESNAPIVFDATHSVQLPGGQGTSSGGQREMVPVLARAAVAVGVAGLFMETHPDPAKAMSDGPNAVPLKHMKALLETLLALDTVTKKNGFLENHFQA; translated from the coding sequence ATGCAGCTCTGCGGATTCCCCATCGGCCTGGACCGGCCCTTCTTCCTGATCGCAGGCCCATGCGTGATCGAATCCGAGCAACTGCAAATGGATGTGGCCGGTCAGCTCAAAGAGATCACCGCGAGCCTGGGCATCCCGTTCATCTTCAAGAGCAGCTTTGACAAGGCCAACCGCAGCAGCGGCACCACCTTCCGTGGCCCGGGCCGGGAAAAGGGGCTGGAAATCCTGGCCAAGGTCAAACGCGAGCTGGGGATTCCGGTGCTCACCGACGTGCACACCGAAGACGACATTGCCGCCGCCGCACAGGTGGTCGACGTCTTGCAGACCCCTGCTTTCCTGTGCCGCCAGACCGATTTCATCCGCGCTGTGGCCCAGTCGGGCAAGCCGGTGAACATCAAAAAGGGCCAGTTTCTCGCCCCGCACGACATGAAAAACGTGATCGACAAAGCGCGTGCAGCGGCCAAAGAAGCGGGCCTGGAAGAAGACAATTTCATGGCCTGCGAACGCGGCGCCAGCTTTGGCTACAACAACCTGGTGAGCGACATGCGCTCGCTGGCCATCATGCGCGAGTCCAACGCGCCCATCGTGTTTGATGCGACCCACAGTGTCCAGCTGCCAGGCGGTCAAGGCACGAGCAGCGGCGGGCAACGCGAGATGGTGCCGGTGCTGGCGCGGGCTGCGGTGGCCGTGGGCGTGGCGGGTCTGTTCATGGAAACCCACCCCGATCCAGCCAAGGCAATGAGCGATGGGCCCAATGCAGTGCCGCTCAAACACATGAAAGCCTTGCTGGAAACCTTGCTCGCGCTCGACACCGTCACCAAGAAAAACGGTTTCCTGGAAAACCACT
- a CDS encoding PQQ-dependent catabolism-associated beta-propeller protein: MTKTIHRSAPARRAWALWAVLCAAVASGAQAQGAGTVYVSSEKDNAIYVFNAQGDRQGQIDVCKRPRDMAFSPDHKQIMVVCGDSNALGLVDVATGRLAGSVPLGDSPEMFALSPDGKLAYVSIEDENVLAAYDLATKKLAFEVQTGGEPEGVLVTPDGKTAYVTSEVANLVHEIDLTTHKVVKNIKVGKRPRRFVLAAGGAELWVTNELDASVSVVDTKTRSLKQTIQFEVKGMRTSDITPVGMTISPDGRSVWVGLGKANHVAEVDAATHAVKRLVLVGKRAWGLRLHPDGKTLYVANGLSDDLTLIDTASGKAIKTVPAGRVPHTVLVK, from the coding sequence ATGACAAAGACCATTCATCGATCCGCCCCGGCCCGGCGCGCCTGGGCTTTGTGGGCCGTGTTGTGTGCTGCTGTTGCCAGCGGGGCTCAGGCACAGGGCGCAGGCACGGTGTATGTGTCCAGTGAGAAGGACAACGCCATCTACGTGTTCAACGCGCAGGGCGATCGCCAGGGCCAGATCGATGTCTGCAAGCGCCCGCGCGATATGGCCTTCAGCCCGGACCACAAGCAAATCATGGTGGTCTGTGGCGACAGCAATGCGCTCGGGCTGGTCGATGTGGCAACAGGCCGCTTGGCGGGCAGTGTTCCATTGGGGGACAGTCCGGAAATGTTTGCGCTCAGCCCAGACGGCAAACTGGCCTATGTGTCGATTGAAGACGAGAACGTTCTGGCTGCCTACGACCTGGCCACGAAAAAGCTGGCGTTCGAGGTCCAGACCGGTGGGGAACCCGAAGGTGTGCTGGTGACACCTGATGGCAAGACGGCCTATGTGACCTCCGAGGTGGCCAATCTGGTTCATGAAATCGATCTCACGACCCACAAGGTGGTCAAGAACATCAAGGTGGGCAAGCGGCCGCGCCGCTTCGTGCTCGCCGCCGGGGGCGCCGAGCTGTGGGTGACCAACGAGCTGGATGCGTCGGTGAGCGTGGTCGACACCAAGACCCGTTCGCTCAAGCAAACCATCCAGTTTGAGGTGAAGGGCATGCGGACCAGCGACATCACGCCAGTGGGCATGACCATCAGCCCCGATGGCCGCTCGGTCTGGGTGGGCCTGGGCAAGGCCAATCACGTGGCCGAGGTCGACGCCGCCACGCACGCCGTCAAGCGGCTGGTGCTGGTGGGCAAACGGGCCTGGGGGTTGCGTTTGCATCCCGACGGCAAGACGCTGTACGTGGCCAATGGCCTGTCCGATGACTTGACCCTCATCGACACCGCCAGCGGCAAGGCGATCAAGACGGTGCCGGCTGGTCGCGTGCCGCACACGGTATTGGTCAAATGA
- a CDS encoding CTP synthase — MTKFVFVTGGVVSSLGKGIAAASLAALLESRGLKVTLIKLDPYINVDPGTMSPFQHGEVFVTDDGAETDLDLGHYERFIETRMRKSNNFTTGKIYQSVLEKERRGDYLGKTVQVIPHVTNEIQDYIKRGAGVDTPEAVDVAIVEIGGTVGDIESLPFLEAVRQLSLRLGPNNSAFLHLSYLPWLAAAGELKTKPTQHTAKELRAIGIQADALLCRADRPVPDEERAKISLFSNVPEWGVISMWDVDTIYKVPRMLHEQGLDGLICDKLRLNTPPANLKRWDDLVYEVEHPQYTVSVAMVGKYVDLSDSYKSLNEALRHAGMKNHAKVQIEYVDSETIDAGNVAQKLGRFDAILVPGGFGARGVEGKICAAQYARENKVAYLGICLGMQVATIEYARHVAGLKGANSTEFDSSTPHPVIALIDEWQDADGSIQKRNANSDLGGTMRLGAQSSDVSEGTIAHQIYGPVVTERHRHRYEANEHYLDRLRDAGLVISALTQREHLTEMVELPQSVHPWYVGVQFHPEFKSTPWDGHPLFNAYIRAALDHKSEQKLKAVA; from the coding sequence ATGACCAAATTTGTGTTCGTTACCGGCGGTGTCGTGTCCTCTCTGGGCAAGGGCATTGCTGCAGCATCCTTGGCCGCGCTCCTAGAGTCGCGCGGCCTCAAAGTCACCCTGATCAAGCTCGACCCGTACATCAACGTGGATCCGGGCACGATGTCGCCTTTCCAGCATGGGGAGGTGTTCGTCACCGACGACGGCGCCGAGACCGATCTCGATCTGGGTCACTATGAACGTTTCATCGAAACGCGCATGAGGAAATCCAACAACTTCACCACTGGCAAGATCTACCAGTCGGTGCTGGAAAAAGAGCGCCGTGGCGACTACCTGGGAAAGACCGTGCAGGTTATTCCCCATGTCACCAACGAAATCCAGGATTACATCAAGCGCGGTGCAGGCGTTGATACGCCCGAAGCGGTGGATGTGGCCATCGTGGAAATCGGTGGAACCGTGGGTGACATCGAATCGCTGCCGTTCCTGGAAGCCGTGCGCCAGCTCAGCTTGCGCCTGGGGCCCAACAATTCGGCGTTCCTGCACCTGTCTTACCTGCCTTGGCTGGCCGCCGCCGGCGAGCTCAAGACCAAGCCCACGCAGCACACGGCCAAAGAGCTGCGCGCCATCGGCATCCAGGCCGACGCGCTGCTGTGCCGCGCCGACCGCCCGGTGCCCGATGAAGAGCGCGCCAAGATCTCGTTGTTTTCCAACGTGCCCGAATGGGGCGTGATCTCCATGTGGGACGTGGACACGATCTACAAAGTGCCGCGCATGCTGCACGAGCAAGGCCTCGACGGCCTGATTTGCGACAAGCTGCGCCTCAACACGCCACCCGCCAACCTCAAGCGATGGGACGATCTGGTCTACGAAGTCGAACACCCTCAGTACACGGTGTCGGTGGCCATGGTGGGCAAATACGTTGACCTGTCCGACAGCTACAAATCGCTGAACGAGGCGCTTCGCCATGCGGGCATGAAAAACCATGCCAAGGTGCAGATCGAGTACGTGGACTCCGAAACCATCGATGCTGGCAACGTGGCCCAGAAACTCGGCCGTTTCGATGCCATTCTCGTGCCCGGCGGCTTTGGCGCCCGGGGCGTGGAAGGCAAAATTTGCGCGGCCCAGTACGCCCGGGAAAACAAAGTGGCCTACCTGGGCATCTGCCTGGGCATGCAAGTGGCGACCATCGAATACGCGCGCCACGTCGCGGGCCTCAAGGGCGCCAACAGCACCGAATTCGACTCCAGCACGCCCCACCCCGTGATCGCTTTGATCGACGAATGGCAAGACGCTGACGGCTCGATCCAGAAACGCAATGCCAACTCGGATCTGGGTGGCACCATGCGCCTGGGCGCACAGAGTTCGGATGTGTCCGAAGGCACCATTGCCCATCAGATTTATGGCCCCGTGGTCACCGAGCGCCACCGCCACCGCTACGAAGCCAACGAACACTACCTGGACCGCCTGCGTGACGCTGGCTTGGTCATCTCGGCGCTGACGCAGCGCGAACACCTCACCGAAATGGTGGAGTTGCCGCAGAGCGTTCACCCCTGGTACGTGGGCGTGCAGTTCCACCCGGAGTTCAAATCCACCCCCTGGGATGGCCATCCGCTGTTCAATGCCTACATCCGTGCGGCGCTGGACCACAAGAGCGAACAGAAACTCAAGGCCGTGGCCTGA
- the modA gene encoding molybdate ABC transporter substrate-binding protein: MSLTRHCLYFLSGVLASAVSSHATAAQAQIAVAANFAQPIKAVAELLNKTTGHTVQITLGSTGKLYAQIKNGAPFDAFLAANTEAPERLENEGLALPGSRFTYATGKLVLWSSRPDRVDPSGAVLKRPDLGKVAYANPKTAPYGAAALQVMDALGLSATLAPSLVMGESIGQAYTFVYSGNADVGFVALSQVLEGGRLKGGSMWQPPQNLYAPIKQDAVLLQRGSDNPAAVALMKLLKSPEVQTLIGAYGYEP, from the coding sequence ATGTCCCTCACCCGCCATTGTCTCTACTTCCTCTCCGGAGTGCTCGCTTCTGCCGTGTCGAGTCATGCAACCGCCGCGCAGGCCCAGATCGCCGTAGCGGCCAACTTCGCCCAGCCCATCAAGGCCGTGGCGGAACTGTTGAACAAAACCACCGGCCATACCGTGCAAATCACGCTGGGATCCACCGGCAAGCTGTATGCGCAGATCAAAAACGGTGCACCGTTTGACGCCTTTCTCGCCGCCAACACCGAGGCGCCCGAGCGCCTGGAAAACGAAGGTTTGGCCCTACCGGGAAGCCGGTTCACCTACGCAACGGGCAAACTGGTGCTGTGGTCATCCCGCCCCGACCGGGTTGACCCCAGCGGCGCGGTGCTCAAACGACCGGATCTGGGCAAAGTGGCCTACGCCAACCCCAAAACCGCACCCTATGGCGCGGCGGCCCTTCAGGTGATGGACGCCCTCGGGTTGAGCGCGACCTTGGCGCCGAGCCTCGTCATGGGCGAAAGCATCGGGCAGGCCTACACGTTTGTCTACAGCGGCAACGCCGACGTGGGCTTTGTGGCCCTCTCTCAGGTGCTGGAGGGCGGCCGACTCAAGGGTGGTTCCATGTGGCAGCCGCCCCAAAACCTCTACGCCCCCATCAAACAAGACGCGGTGCTGCTCCAGCGGGGATCCGACAACCCGGCCGCCGTGGCCCTGATGAAACTGCTCAAGAGCCCTGAGGTCCAGACGCTGATCGGCGCCTACGGCTACGAGCCTTGA
- a CDS encoding DsrE family protein — MSIRSFLTALTLMLSVGFALAQDKVKVVYHFDNTEAQATAGLRTLRNYMDTAPDTQIVVVALGDGVRFLLEGAKDKKNNDLQYGPLISDLVAKGVTFEICELTMRAMDLKKDQFVLDAGFTPSGVVRIGQLQFRDRYAYIKP; from the coding sequence ATGTCCATCCGCTCTTTCCTGACCGCCTTGACACTCATGCTCAGCGTGGGCTTTGCCCTGGCCCAGGACAAGGTCAAAGTGGTCTACCACTTCGACAACACCGAGGCCCAGGCCACCGCAGGCTTGCGCACGCTGCGCAACTACATGGACACGGCGCCCGACACCCAAATCGTGGTCGTGGCCCTGGGCGACGGCGTGCGTTTCCTGCTGGAGGGTGCCAAGGACAAAAAGAACAACGACCTCCAATACGGCCCGTTGATTTCCGACCTCGTCGCCAAAGGCGTGACCTTCGAAATTTGCGAACTCACCATGCGCGCCATGGACCTGAAGAAAGACCAGTTTGTGCTGGACGCGGGGTTCACCCCCTCGGGCGTGGTCCGCATCGGCCAGCTGCAATTTCGCGATCGTTACGCCTACATCAAGCCCTGA